CTCACCGTGGGCGGCAGCTGTCTCCTCAGCCTGCTGCTGGgtggtcttcttcttcttcttctgcttctgcttctttatctgctgctggtacttctcctcctcctctgtcgtCCATGACAAGTGTTAAGGTGCATTATTGCCACGTTCGCCAGCTATGTTAGCATGAGTTAACGTTACATAAATACCAGGAACTTATCGATATTTTGGTACTGCATTCcgcgaagacccgccctactctgattggctagtactcgttgctTTCGTTcggtttaggcatgaggagtgagatgatTGGGTTAGAGTAAGAATATCAGGGCGGAGTAGGAGCGTTTGCTTTCAAATCTCATACTAGCGCTAGCTTGATTTCCAGAACTTGCATATTGTAGCTTTAACAAGCGACTCAATGTGGTGTAAACATGTTACAGCTTAGTGAAGTTTATTATAAGTTTAAGAGAGTGTAAGACAAACCTTTTTAAGAAGAGCAACAGAGTAGGCATCCTTCTTCCAGGACAGAGTCATGAATGTTGTATAAACAGAgtagacagaaaaacataaatattacataaaaCTATAAGAACagtttatgtatattttgtgcCAAACCATTTTTACTCGACTGCAACAAGAATGAGGATGCCAAATCCAAGCTGTGCACTAAtctcaaaatgatgaatatcCTTCACACACCCTCCAGGGCCACTGCTGTTGTGACTCAGAGGTCacataaacattttctgtgtatttgtgtatgtgcttTAGTCGTCTCTGTGCCTGTTCAAggatctctctctcactttctctgctAATCCTGTATATAACGGGCTGCAGATGAGCTTCCCCGATTGGctgagtgaatgagtgtgagtgtggagGTTAATCCGGGGAGCTGACTGGTGCCAGTCTCCAAACTTGTGGTTTTGAAAGGCTGGAACCAAGCTGACCACCCTGCCGGCCATTATGTTGTTGTGTAGAAGGTTGTAAATAGCTTTTGCAAATAACAGCCTGGGTTCTGCAGGGGCGGGCGGCATTTTGATTTAACTTCttctcctgtttttgttcttttggtcagtgatttatatttttgtttcttttgtttggttcagtAATTCGAGGTTCAGTAACTTTAGTTTCCTTctggttgttgttttgctgctaGCCCACCCTGAAGCCAAAAAACTATGACAAAAACATTGAAAAGGCGCCAAAATTCCTTGTTGCTGgtgtttctcattttcatgtCGCGCCCACAGCCGGACCGTAACACTGTATACAGTAAAACTACAGTATAATTTTCAGGAAGTGCAGACATTATTGCATGTTGAATTATATGGTTTTGTATTGTAGTGTATAGTATCAGTTTATCTTGTATCACAGTCAAAACTGAGGAGATATTTTTGAAGCAGTATCTTGTGTTTTGTCCTTGTTGTGTGTTTAATCATTCATCGGAGAGCCTGACTGAGCTCTGAGTGATACTAAAgttaatgtttcttttattgtcagTGATTAttggttcctttttttttttcctgttacgGCACTCTAACAACAGTCGCTGCACATTACAAGTGTTTGTAGTTTCAAAGGGCAGAAATTAGTTGCGTTTGAAGTCATTTCAAGTAGAGCAAATCCACAGTGTTGCTTTCTGTGTCTAATTGGATGTGATTGGATATCCGCCCACTGTACAAaacactgtatatgtgtgtgtgtgtgtgtgtgagaaattTAACCCTGCTTTTGTCCCTTTTGTCAGCACATGTTTCTggattcagagagagagagagagagggaaaaaacaaacagcgaGGGAGGATCTGGACACTTTCCCAGTAGCGAAATAACATTCTGTTCTCttcagtttttggacatttctctgtatttttgctGTCCGTGATTTTCCCACtttgggcaaaaaaaaaaaaaaaaaaaaatctaggaATGTTTATAGCCCGAATAAAGAGATGGAGGTCTTTAtgcccacccccccccccccgcctccctccctctttcaaGAATGCCAAGGATGAATTTATAGAAGGGTCGCTGCTGTGGTTCCTTAAGCGGAGTCGAGCAAACCCCAGCGGGACGTCGGAGGGTCTcaagacaaaacagaagaatTTAAGGCTTTTAAAGAGCAATAAAAGTTTGAATCATATCCGTCATAATTGAAAGTGTTAGTGATGAGTGTTAATTGAGGATAAGCAGGAAGATGCAGCCCTTGTTTTTTCTCGTTGTTGCATCAAAACTCCCAAATTTTCTTACAGCtcacagttttttaaaagtcaTCACAGATCACAGCTGAGTTGGAAAACATCATCTGGGAGGAACCTTTTGGAATTTGTTGATACAATCTGCAGCTCTGAACGTCTTACATTGTTGTACTgacagaatattttcatttcttttaaacGATCCGTGTTATTTGGTCGTAGATGTGACTTCATCAGATGATTTGAAAAGagacattaaaaacagataaatgataACGATGCTTTAAAGATCACAGCAGCAGAACTTTAATGTTTAAGATTGCCGGTTTAATTTCCcatttagcaaatgttagtaaTATGAAACGTTggtgtatttacagtattttaatcagggttttcttcagtttcttaTCATTGAACTTACAGAAATGCACTTGTGTGTTTTagatcaaacaaacaatgaaaacagtgtctttaacagaggaaaaaaaggaaaaacatggactgaactgaaaaaaaatggataCCTGAGGGTTGTTTTTGAggggaaaatgtttaaaaggcTGAGAGGACGTGATGGAGGGAGTGTgatatgatcttttttttttttctcctctgttgaTCCTTAACTCCTTGctgacatattttcttttctgtcccATTTCAACTCTTGTTTTTCTCCCACATTCCTGCCGTCTCTCCTCATCTCCCCACCCGCCTCTCccttcttttttgtttatgaCATCTAAAcgctctttctttctttgtcctcctcctcctcctcctctttaccTCTCATTCTTCCTCTTTTTATATCCccttctttcactttcttcctcttctttcttcaaACATTTCTCTCCTGTCCCAACACACCTATCCCACAtccctctcatcctcctcctcctcctcctcctcctcctcctcctccaggacCAGTTCAGAGCAGAGGAAGCTGCATTCCCGTGATGCGGCCAGGTGCAGGCGGAGTAAGGAGACAGAGGTCTTTTATGAGCTCGCCCGCACTCTCCCCCTCCCCCGCCGAATCTCCAGCCACCTGGACAAAGCCGCCATCATGAGAGTCACCCTCAGCTACCTGCGGATGCGCCACCTCCTCCAACCCGGTGAGAATCTGCAGATAATCCTCCGTTCTGACATGAACCAGATATTCCCGCCAGGTTCAGACACGGTTTCTCaattatttgtttgtctttaacTTGCTTACTCTCCTCTaactccttaaaaaaaacatatcataaCTCAAGGAAACGTGAGGATTTTGAGCGATCGCTCGGCCTCCACCTGGCTGATACGCCGCTACAACACGCCCCACGTCTCAGTCGTCTCAATTAAAATCCTCTCGTCTCCCCTTCATGACTGAAGGAGATTCAATAGTGAACTCAGTCAGGCTTCTCGAGCCCGCTTGATTGGAAAAAGCAGCGCTCCGATACTCTGCACGAGTGTTTTTCTATCAGCGTGTTATCCCGGTGATATGAGTTGGCTCGGCATAAGTTTTGTTCCCTCAGGTGTGAGAACAGAGTAATGAACTCATCAATAATGAAGGGACATGGTTGAATTTATATTACTCAgatgacaaaatatgaaaaatgcatCAGGATCTCTGACGCGTGGCTCCGCTGACAGCTTTCATAACCCGAAACTCTAccggaggagggaggaaaaaagagaacGGTTTATTTTACTCAACTGTGGATGAAAGTTTTTATACTTTGAGTTGAATTCGTTACAaggttaaatgttaaatcacTGGGAAAATGGGATAATTATATTAACTGTCATTTCATTAACAAATGATGGATTGTTATAGTCAGACAGTGGTAAGAAAATACTTTTGGTTCATGAAAACTCATTAATGTATAATATAATTTCCATTATGTGCAGACGGTTTAACCACCcaatctaaaaaaaatgctaaaaatttTCATTAATAATCCAACGGAGGCTTACAAACAATTAATCGTCTGCTCTGAAACAAGTTCTGTCTGCTGCAATAATCATCTGGTTGTTTTTACAACAGGTGAGAATCAAAAGGAGTCgtctaaagaagaagaagaagagaaggaggaggaggaagaggaggagaaggaagaggaggaggaggaggaggtggaagaagATCCGATGGACTCTTTCTATCCTCAGGTGTTGGCTGGTTTCATCATGGTGATGACGGAGGAAGGAGACATGATCTACCTGACAGACAACGTCAGCAGACACATCGGCATCACTCAggtataatatatattatatatataggtataataataattagattCACACATGCTGGTTAAAACATTGGACACACAGATCATAAAGTATCTGATATGTTCACGTATTAAGTTtctttcacacatttcaaaCCTGCTGGCTTcctgtttatgtgtctgtttcagctgctttcctttctctcacCTGTCAGGCTCTTTAGATTAATTCAACTTTAGAAGTAGAGCTACCACCATCATAATCATTTCATACATACACGTTGTGGTTCCATATTTTTACTACACTTGGTTTTTATACGACTGTTTCTTTAATCGGAGTCGGTGCTTTTACTGTACGCCTCTGGGATAGTATGTGACCTATTCTCAGTAACTCGAGCAGGATGGAGAGAGACAAGACATCCCTGAAATCTATTTTTAGTTCTGTTTGAGATCGAGTTTCTCACTGAAGCACAACTAGGTTACAATAACCGCGTGATGAAATACAGAGCGAAACTTCCTGTCCTACTGAGTATCACAGGGCTGTAATGATTTAATCCAGTAATCAtaacattcactgtcacttgTCTCAGCAAAGATTCACCACAATGATTTAATTTGATATAgtttgttttgattcatttcaacatttccaaaaaagtataatgtagtttaaaaaGTGAAGTCCAGACAAGCCTTTAACTAAGGTGTCAGTCGTACtaaatacatgtatttatatataacacaTGTGCAAAACCTCAAGTTACTGacagatgttgttgttttttatggtCCACAGCTGGAGCTGCTGGGTCAGAGTGTCTACGACTTTGTTCATCCCTGTGATCAGGAGGAGCTCCGAGACCTGCTGGCTTCACGCCCAGGTCAGACACACCACTTATTGTTATGATAAGAATCCTTAAAAACAGATAACATATTCAAGATTTCCTCTCAAATCCAAACAGGAATTATGACATAAAGCTTGGATCCATGTTAATGTTGGACAAACACACCCACTCTTTTTGGCAAAGAAATGATTTGATCATAGTTTTGTaagatttctgtgttttcaatcattttattaAGATAgttctgactttttctctataAATGATAGATGTCTTGGTTTGAAAACACAACTCAAAGAGCTTATTTTGAGTTGATAAAACCTCTGTGAGCGAGAGAAGTTAGTTTTGTCTCGTTGTTTTCAGGTTCGAGTAAGAAACCGTTGACAGAACAGGCGAGCGAGAGGAACTTCTTCCTGCGTATGAAGAGCACActgaccagcagggggcgcaCCGTCAACATCAAATCCGCCACCTGGAAGgttgttttaacacagactttataaaaagacacacatacacacacttaactCAGCGCTAGAGTGGTGTGAGACCAGCCAAGACAGGCTTctctgaggacacacacacacacacacacacacacacacacacacacacacacatacagtaccagtgaACTGgtaacttttgactggtactgtacacaAGTCCAGCCTGAAAGAGATACGAGTGGGTCGGACCATCTCTGGCAGTCGGCCTTGTTCTCCTCATGCTGTTCTGTGTTCCTGGTTCACTCACAGTTGCTCACATTGAAACACACTCGGTACATAGAGTTCACACACTCACCGCAGAGCAACAGATGTCCTGTGTTCATTTATGCCTGATACCATATTTGTTGACACCAGAGCAGCAGACCGAAGCTTTGAACTCAACTTCAACTtaagagacagaaataaaaacatgatttagaTTGTGAGACTTGATCTACTTGACTATTTGGCCTAATTctctaaaaaaaacttgacctCAGGCTTGAAAGCATAAACAGTTTCAGTATTTGTCCAAGAAGcagtaaatacataaaacaggGACAGAAATGCGTCACACAGCTGGAATATTTAACCGCATCAAAGGGACTTGATGTGCAAAACACACTATAAACAGCTCtgaacagaaaatattaaaatttcatgtcattttaatgACCAGCATCAGACACCAGAAAGATTTGACTATGAAGACTTGTGACTATACATGACATAGACGACATGTAAGATGATTAAACAGTTTGTGGCTTTAAGATGAAATTCAGTTTGACACAGCAGCTCACGGGATTcaaatttatacatttaaaaaaagtaagtAGAAACAGAATAGATACAGTAAAGTAGATCTGCGTGTCCTAAAAAtatacacacgtacacacactcaTAGTAGTATCTGTATAAGCATGTGCAATATCAGCGACAGTTTAACTGTGAGTGATGTGTGGTTTTGAGTCTCAGTCAGTGGAGGTAGGAGTTATTGTGGCGTTGTGGAGTCTGATGGCTGATTGCACAAAGGAATCCACTAAGCGGTTAAAGACACGTGGCTGAAAGAGTCTGTGGCTGAACGTGTTCCTGAGCTCAGCGTAGAGAGGATGAGAGTCGTTGTCCATGATCAGCTTCTCTCTCATCCTCGTCTCTGTCGCTGCCTCCACATCGTCCAGCTCCGTCCCCTCCACGGAGACGGCCTCCCTCACCAGCTTGCCTGTCCTTATGCCACCTCCCCCAGTACACCACAGCAAACACTGGTCACTGCAGACTGGTAGAACATCTGTAGCAGCCTAGTGCACATATTGAAGGACCTCAGCCTGCTCTGTTTTCCTGCAGAGGGCCTCGGTGTTAGAttagtttagaaaaacatgtttctaacTCAGTAAATCAAGCTATTTAAAAGTATTATTGTGGAATTGCTGCTAAAACGGTATCTAAATGAATCTTCCCTTCTCTGCAGGTTCTTCACTGCACGGGTCACATGCGACCGTTCGGCGGCTCCTCGTCGCCCCCTGCAGCCAGAGTGATGACTGTGCTGTGTGAGCCTGTCCCTCACCCGTCCAGTGTGGAGTTCCCTCTGGACACCTGCACCTTCCTCACCCGCCACAGCATGGACCTGCGCTTCACACACTGCGAGGGCAGGTAGGACCACCAGCTAgaccctgacctttgacctcaagTGGATGGGATGCAAGAGaacagtgtttcttttttttaatgaaaaactaGAATGTCAAATCCTGCAGAAAACCTgtttatttgctctttttttttaattcgtctgttgtttttgttctcttcctctttctgtttccagGGTGACAGAGTTAGTGGGATACAAACCTGACGATCTGATTGGCCGTTCAGCCTTTGAGTTTCATCACGCGCTCGACTCTGATCACGTCAACAAGAGCCTGCACACATgtgagtgtatatatgtgtgtgtgtaccgtatcagaaaaaagacacacacatgtaattACAATGAAGTGATTATGAACAAAATAGTTTTATATCCTTTTAACTTGCATATGCAGTTCATCTCTAAAAAAATACCTAGaatacagtattaataatgGATATAAACATCTAGACTTTCTTTGAAACAAGATTTGTCACCTTTTATCTGCAAAATGTACAAATTTCTATGACATAGCTATGaaaaattagcattttttttagctttttcacCATATTTGCATATCTGAGGTTATTCAATGTGTTTctaattcttttgttttaaggATTGTAGATTTTTTTGCCCATAGAGCAACACAAAACATCAGTCATTGTTTTGATGTTGCAGAAATATGTTATAAGTCTGTAAACAAACCAGACAGAGGATGTGTCTGCCCACACAGGAGCAGGATTTTATTAATGCTGCAGTATCTCATGTATGTACTTTGTGTCCATCCCTCTTCTGTTTACGTCTCTCCGTCCACGCTGTGTAGTGCTCTCCAAAGGTCAGGTGAGCACCAGTCACTACCGTTTCCTGGCGAACAGCGGCGGCTTCGTCTGGGCAGAGACTCAGGCCACCGTCCTCTACAGCAGCAAGACGTCGCAACCCGAGGCCGTCGTCTGCCTCAACTTCATACTCAGgtactttaaaaaaacagcgAGGTTGCGTCACATAACTCTTGCTCTAACACGAGTTGGGACAGAGCTGCAAACTCAGAAACCAAAACATGACCAAGAAGAcaacttctttttatttctatttcttcttcttctcctctctcttctgcaGCGCCATAGAGCAGCCAGACGTCGTTTTCTCCGTCGAGCAG
This is a stretch of genomic DNA from Thunnus albacares chromosome 6, fThuAlb1.1, whole genome shotgun sequence. It encodes these proteins:
- the hif1al gene encoding hypoxia inducible factor 1 subunit alpha, like translates to MEKKEETVVVKRTSSEQRKLHSRDAARCRRSKETEVFYELARTLPLPRRISSHLDKAAIMRVTLSYLRMRHLLQPGENQKESSKEEEEEKEEEEEEEKEEEEEEEVEEDPMDSFYPQVLAGFIMVMTEEGDMIYLTDNVSRHIGITQLELLGQSVYDFVHPCDQEELRDLLASRPGSSKKPLTEQASERNFFLRMKSTLTSRGRTVNIKSATWKVLHCTGHMRPFGGSSSPPAARVMTVLCEPVPHPSSVEFPLDTCTFLTRHSMDLRFTHCEGRVTELVGYKPDDLIGRSAFEFHHALDSDHVNKSLHTLLSKGQVSTSHYRFLANSGGFVWAETQATVLYSSKTSQPEAVVCLNFILSAIEQPDVVFSVEQIRCGQLPKAELESPSAAAEERETSDLCDPDGERLSDCGQTDDAGSNPSSAAELFLKLNEEPEELLQLAPEPGDTIIPLTGDFVELSFANPLSPSSVLDHPQDLCTPQLRQLLSPIFNPITPPSSSSSSPDPKQEPGSCEQEVMDTSKVERFFAVWPEDGQKAEGQTLEYMEGMDLDMLAPYISMDDDFQLTFLSSLPEEADKSPSSSSEPSAVTPVVSASRKRTHNPDEEMPSQLMIQDKRQKQDPSSIEEELLLSHRLLGSLEETDQSDLLLDRGPGGRSQLLTDRDPVLGGMQGLCDTAALMRDIFVPRPPDLSPPLSPMT